A single genomic interval of Pseudodesulfovibrio sp. S3 harbors:
- a CDS encoding MlaD family protein, whose amino-acid sequence MIRKNDYFKLGAFIILGTSMLLAVIVILGAGRFFETTYPLETYFDESVNGLAVGSPVKLRGVAVGRVAEINFVSNIYHQAKSDEARYVYVRCEITPNLFENIAEKTFGAHVENEVKRGLRMRPTSLGLTGQLFLNTVYEDPNTNPPLPIDWKPKSAYIPSVPSTLSRVEAAITTISKTLSGLKQEDLESIISDVKDIVNTINGFMKTEGGREAGDRLIGILGETRTLLARTNQLLADPATERIIPETASAIATVNRIATESESDIIAAIRETKEAMTSFKQASEVLGRTLADPRMDKALGEIAPTLENISKASADLTAAVAKVHNLANRLNGVVASEEANIHSIIEDTREVMQNVKELTGDAKRYPSGMLFGTPPTKPSPETR is encoded by the coding sequence ATGATAAGAAAAAATGATTATTTCAAATTAGGCGCCTTCATTATCCTGGGTACTTCCATGCTCCTGGCGGTCATCGTCATCCTCGGTGCAGGGCGATTTTTCGAAACCACCTATCCTCTGGAAACCTACTTTGACGAATCCGTCAACGGCTTGGCCGTGGGATCTCCGGTCAAGCTGCGCGGCGTTGCAGTGGGCCGGGTGGCGGAAATCAACTTCGTGTCCAACATATACCACCAGGCCAAAAGCGACGAAGCCCGCTATGTTTATGTCAGATGCGAAATCACCCCGAACCTTTTCGAGAACATCGCGGAAAAGACTTTTGGCGCTCACGTTGAGAACGAAGTAAAACGAGGCCTGCGTATGCGCCCCACTTCGCTGGGACTCACGGGCCAACTCTTTCTGAATACCGTATACGAAGACCCGAATACCAACCCGCCGCTGCCCATAGATTGGAAACCGAAATCAGCCTATATCCCATCAGTGCCCTCCACCTTGAGCCGTGTGGAGGCAGCCATCACCACCATCAGCAAGACCCTGAGCGGCCTGAAACAGGAAGACCTCGAATCCATCATCTCCGATGTGAAGGACATCGTTAACACCATCAACGGCTTCATGAAGACCGAAGGTGGCCGCGAAGCAGGAGACCGCCTGATCGGCATACTTGGGGAGACCCGCACGCTCCTGGCAAGAACCAACCAACTCCTTGCCGACCCGGCAACGGAACGGATCATCCCGGAAACAGCCTCAGCCATAGCGACCGTCAACCGCATCGCCACGGAATCGGAAAGCGACATCATCGCTGCAATACGAGAGACCAAAGAGGCCATGACCAGCTTCAAGCAGGCCTCGGAAGTCCTCGGCAGGACTCTGGCAGATCCGCGCATGGACAAGGCCCTGGGGGAAATCGCCCCCACCCTGGAAAACATATCCAAAGCATCTGCTGACCTGACCGCCGCCGTGGCCAAAGTCCACAACCTGGCCAACCGCCTGAACGGCGTTGTGGCATCCGAAGAGGCGAACATCCACTCCATTATCGAGGATACCCGCGAAGTCATGCAGAATGTCAAGGAACTCACGGGCGATGCCAAACGGTATCCATCCGGCATGCTTTTCGGCACTCCGCCGACCAAACCCAGTCCCGAAACCAGGTAG